The window CCGTCTCGGCATGAACGTGCGCACCTGCCGGGCCCACATCGCCAAGCTCGCCCAGGCCCTCGGCAGCGGCAGCCGCGCCCAACTCGGCTATCTCATCGCCCAGTCCGGCATGCTCGACCGGGACCACTGACGCGATGGCCGGGCCGGGGGCGAGAGGCACGGAGACGCACCACACCGAGCACGACGCCGACGACCTGTGCGCGGCGGGCACCGCGGTCTACGAACGCGCCCTGCGCGAGGGGCACGTGGGCACCGCGGAGGCCGGGCGCGCGCCCTGTCTGCTCGGCCTCGGGCTGCTGCGGCCCACGGCGGAGGATGCCCGGCGTCTGGAGCCCGTCCCGCCGGCCGTGGTGCTGCACCGGCTGCTGCGCGCGTCGGCCGACCGGATCGCCGACGAGCGCCGACGCGAGGTCCTGCTGGCCGAGGCGTTCGAACCGCTCATGCGCATCGACGGCCGGCGGACCGAGGACGCCGCGGACACCCCGACGCTCCGGGTGCTCAGCGGCACGGCCCGGATCAACGAGGCCATCACGGAGGCCATGGGCGCGGCCCACCGGGAAGTGCTGTGCGTCCAGCCCCACCACGAGCTGAACACCGCGCGCGGCCACGCCTCCCGGCGCACCGCCGTCCCGCGCGACCAGGCCCTGCTGGACCGCGGCGGCCGGATGCGCACGCTCTACCAGCACACCCTGCGCCATCTGCCGGCCGTCGCCTCCTACTACGAGCAGCTCACGGGGGACACCGAGGCGCGCAGCCTGGACGAGGTCACCGAGCGGCTGATCGTCATCGACCGCGCGGTCGCCTTCCTCCCGGCGAGCGCCGACGGCACCCTCGCCCTGGAGGCCCGGCACCCCGCGCTGATCACGTACTTCGTGACGATCTTCGACCGGCTGTGGCGGCTGGCCACCCCCATGTACCCGCAGGCCGTCCGGCGGCCGTCCGTGGGCGGTGTCACCGCTCGCCAGCGGTCCATCGCCGCGCTCCTCGTCGAGGGCCACACGGACACGGTCATCGCGGAACGGCTGGGGATGAACGTCCGTACCGCCCGCGTCCACATCGCCCGGCTCGCCGCCACCCTCGGCAGCGAGAGCCGCGCCCAGCTCGGCTACCTCATCGGACGGTCCGGGATGCTCGACCGGCAGGAGGAGACGGCCCGGTGAACCACCGCGAGCACGGCATCGAGGAGCTGTGCGCCGCCGGCGAGAAGCTCTACGAGCGTGCCCTGCGGGACGGGTACCTGCCCGCCACCGAGGCCGCCGAGGCGCCCTGCCTGACCGGCCTCGGCCTGCTGCACCCGGCCG of the Streptomyces sp. 1222.5 genome contains:
- a CDS encoding LuxR family transcriptional regulator yields the protein MAGPGARGTETHHTEHDADDLCAAGTAVYERALREGHVGTAEAGRAPCLLGLGLLRPTAEDARRLEPVPPAVVLHRLLRASADRIADERRREVLLAEAFEPLMRIDGRRTEDAADTPTLRVLSGTARINEAITEAMGAAHREVLCVQPHHELNTARGHASRRTAVPRDQALLDRGGRMRTLYQHTLRHLPAVASYYEQLTGDTEARSLDEVTERLIVIDRAVAFLPASADGTLALEARHPALITYFVTIFDRLWRLATPMYPQAVRRPSVGGVTARQRSIAALLVEGHTDTVIAERLGMNVRTARVHIARLAATLGSESRAQLGYLIGRSGMLDRQEETAR